A genomic window from Montipora capricornis isolate CH-2021 chromosome 8, ASM3666992v2, whole genome shotgun sequence includes:
- the LOC138059093 gene encoding androgen-induced gene 1 protein-like gives MAGLHGRLIFYYLCFLVHLIGLTYHLSEINFESHQTYGGRFKFLTFINMLLQFVYFNMAAVTGFHELLKKRKSEVFASVCDFTFACFVFPIALTVSILFWGLYAADPHSCQTPEEAKFIPAWLNHYMHSFPFVTAMCELWLIEHKYPPRTKGLLSVLAFGVAYTAWVLWVAFASDIWVYPFLEKMSWTAIAAFFTCALSFSSLLYLFGEGIAIRRWQQEASLEKKNL, from the coding sequence ATGGCAGGTCTTCATGGGCGGCTCATTTTTTACTACCTCTGTTTCTTAGTACATTTGATTGGGTTAACTTATCACCTATCCGAAATAAACTTTGAAAGTCACCAAACCTACGGGGGAAGATTCAAGTTCTTGACATTTATAAACATGCTGTTGCAGTTCGTGTACTTCAACATGGCAGCTGTCACGGGGTTTCACGAGCTTCTCAAAAAGCGAAAGAGTGAGGTTTTCGCGTCCGTTTGCGACTTCACGTTCGCCTGTTTCGTATTTCCAATCGCTTTGACAGTCAGTATTTTATTCTGGGGTTTATACGCAGCGGATCCACACTCTTGTCAAACGCCCGAAGAAGCGAAATTCATTCCTGCGTGGTTGAATCACTACATGCACAGCTTCCCATTTGTTACCGCAATGTGCGAATTGTGGCTTATCGAGCACAAATACCCGCCAAGAACGAAAGGATTGTTGTCTGTATTAGCATTTGGAGTGGCTTATACGGCCTGGGTTCTTTGGGTGGCATTTGCGAGCGACATTTGGGTGTATCCATTCTTGGAAAAGATGAGTTGGACTGCCATAGCTGCTTTCTTTACTTGTGCACTTTCCTTTTCCTCGTTGCTATACCTATTTGGAGAAGGGATTGCCATACGCAGATGGCAACAAGAGGCTTCactggaaaagaaaaatctgtAG